The sequence below is a genomic window from Clostridium putrefaciens.
TACAGCACCCTTTGTAAATACATAGTTTTGTCCATTGTATTTATTTACTGTAGTCATTAGTTTTCTGTCAGATTCAAATGGAAGTTCATCTATTCTCTCATAAGTAGAATCTAATTCTTCCTTTAGCATTCCTGCATTATCTCCAGCTACTAGAAGAGCTATTTCTGTAGGATCTCCAGTACTTGAGTCTTTAGAATAGGTAGCATCATTACATAATACTAATGCATCTATTAACAGTTTTTCAGAAGACTTATTTATGTCTAATTCATTTATAGGTTTTAGTCCGTCTATAGTGAAAAATTTAGTTACAGTCATTTTGTTTTGAGTTAAGGTACCTGTCTTATCTGAACATATGACGTTAACAGAACCTAATGTCTCTACAGCGGGAAGTTTTCTTACTATTGCATGTTCTTTTATCATTCTTTGTACACCCATAGCAAGAACAATAGCTACAATAGCTGGAAGTCCTTCAGGGATTGCTGCTACTGCAAGACTAATTGCTGTAAGTAACATTTCAAAAACATCTCTTTTTTGTATTACAGATATTATGAACATAATGGCACAGATAGCAAGGGCGCCTATACCAAGAACTTTTCCAAGTTCAGCTAGCTTCTTTTGAAGAGGGGTCATTTCATTTCCTTCTTGATCTAGCATCTTAGCTATTTTACCTATTTCAGTATTCATACCTGTTGAAACAGCCACACCAGTACCCCTTCCGTAGGTGACTAAAGTTGATGAAAAGGTCATGTTCTTTTGGTCACCTAAGGCTATATCAGAGCCTTCTAGTACCAATTTACAGTTTTTTTCTACTGGAACTGATTCACCGGTTAATGCAGACTCTTCCACCTTCATATTAGCAGTACTAATTAATCTTAAATCTGCTGGTATATATCTTCCTGCATCTAATATTATTATATCTCCAGGAACTACATTTTCTGAAGGTATTTCTAGTGAAATACCATCCCTTTTAACGATAGCTTTAGGCGTAGAAAGTTTTTTTAATGCCTCTAGAGCTTTTTCAGCCTTGGATTCTTGAACAGTTCCCACAATGGCATTAATGAATATAACCAATAAAATTATTATGGCGTCACTTATTTCCCCCATTATGCCAGAAACTAAAGCAGCTACTAAAAGTATAAATATCATAGGATCCTTAAGTTGAGACATAAATATTTGGATTCCTGTCTTTTTAGGTTTAGAAGCTAGTTTGTTTTCACCATACTTTTCTAGACGAGACTTAGCCTCATTAGAGGATAAACCCTTAGATGGATCTACTTCTAGTTCTTTAAGGGTATCTTCAATTGTTTTTTTAAACCACATGAATTTTTAATCTCCTTTCTGAAAATCATATATTTATTTATTATAAAAGCGTCTTATAGCTATTATAACCCAATAACAATTTTAATAGTATAAATGGTAAATATCATAAATATCATTAAAAAAGACCTATGCATAACTGAAATGTTACACATAAGTCTTACTATTTAATACAAAACCAGATGTTTTACATCGGTTGTTGGCTTTGCAACAGGATAACCTGCAAGCTACTCCCTTATGATATCTTACTAAATTTTTAATATCTTGATTATACATAAAATAATATATTCTGTCAATGGACTTTCTGTTATGAGTTTAAATATTAATTTTAAGGTTTATAGGACTATATTATTAATGTATAGTATAATAATTTTATATAAATATATAAATATATAAATATATAAATATATAAATATATAAATATATAAATATATAAATATATAAATATATAAATAAATATAATTATTAAATAGTGAAGGAGTGTAATCTTTGGAAATAGGAAGAGTTAGTAAGAATACAGCTATTACCTCAGAACGAAAAAAGGTTGAAAGTAGAAAAGACTTTTCTGGAAGCTTTAGCTTTGCACGAGAAAGAAAATCTGAAGAAGATTTAAAACAAATGTTAGAGGATATAAAAAAGAAGGGCAATAGATTAGTTCTAACTAAGTGTTATTCAGATGTAATAGCATATAAAAAGATGATAAAAGGTTACCTTGAATCTGTAATGGCTTATATGTATAGAGTAAAAAAGGATATAAGCTTTTGGCAGACACAATATTTTATTACAGTGGAAACTGTAGATGAAAAGTTAGAGGAGTTGACTAAACTTTTACTTGGAGACGAAAGGGAAAATATAGATATTGCAGCAACTATTGATGAGATACAAGGACTAGTTTTAGATATCTATAGATAAGATAAAATATTTAAAACTTATAGACTAGTATATACATATATTAAACCAATGAAAAAGATAAATATTTCATTGATGATTAAATTTAAATAAAAAAACAGATAACTTACTGTAGATATTTACCCTAAGTTATCTGATTTTTTTAATATATAATTCTAACTATAACAATTGTTAAATTATCCAACTATTAAAACTAGCATCCGATGGCATTTTAAGGTCGCCTCGTGGAGACAAACTTACGGTTCCAACCTTAGGGCCGTCAGGTAGTGCAGAACGCTTAAATTGTTGTGTGAAAAATCTCTTTACAAACTTATCCAACCAAAGCTTTATGGTCTCTTCATTGTAATAATCCTTAAAGCTTTCTTTTGCCAAAAATAATATTTTATCTGTAGACATTCCTTGTCTTATAAAGTAATATAAGAAGAAATCATGAAGTTCATAAGGGCCTACTATATCTTCAGTCTTTTGAGTTATGTTTCCATCCTTATCCTTTGGTAAAAGCTCAGGACTTACAGGAGTTTCTAATATATCTATTAAAGTTTTTGATACCTCATCTTTTACCTCAAATTCAGCCACATATCTAACTAAGTATCTAACTAATGTCTTGGGTATAGAGCAGTTTACAGAGTACATTGACATATGGTCACCATTATAAGTGCACCATCCAAGTGCAAGTTCTGATAGATCACCAGTACCTATTACAAGAGCACCTTCCTTATTTGCTATATCCATTAATATTTGTGTTCTTTCTCTTGCTTGAACATTTTCATAAGTAACATCATGTATTTTTTCATCATGCCCTATATCTTTAAAATGTAAAAGAGAGGCCTTTACTATATTTATTTCTCTTAAAGTTGTTCCTAGATTAACACATAAGTCTTTAGCATTGTTATAAGTCCTATCAGTAGTCCCAAAGCCTGGCATAGTAATTGTAAGTATATTTTCCCTTTTGATATTTAGCATATCAAAGGTTTTAAGTATTACTAAAAGTGCTAGGGTGGAATCAAGGCCACCGGAAATTCCTAGGACTACCTTTTTACAACCTGTATGCTCTAACCGTTTAGCAAGAGAAGAGGTCTGGATATTAAATATTTCCTTGCATCTTTCTTTTCTTTCAAGGATGTCCTTTGGAACAAAGGGGTGTTTATCTAAAAGTCGATCAAATTTTCCATAGGATAAATCATTAAATTTAAATTTAATAGTTGTTAGAACTGATTCTTTTAAGCCAGGATTTTTCTTAAAACTAGTGTTTTTTAGTCTTTCACTTTCTATCCTATCTATATCCACTATAGACGTAATAACCTGATTTTCTCTTTGAAATCTCTCGTTTTCTTTTAAAAGAGTACCATTTTCTGATATTAAAAGGTGACCACTAAATAATAAATCTGTAGTGGATTCATGGACACCACTAGAAGAATATATATAGGAACATAATCCTTTAGCACTTTGAGACAAAACTAAATTTTTTCTGTAATCATATTTTCCTATTATTTCATTAGAAGCAGACAGATTGCCTATTATATTTGCACCATTTAGTGCAAGAAGAGAACTTGGAGGTATAGTCACCCA
It includes:
- a CDS encoding calcium-translocating P-type ATPase, PMCA-type, which gives rise to MWFKKTIEDTLKELEVDPSKGLSSNEAKSRLEKYGENKLASKPKKTGIQIFMSQLKDPMIFILLVAALVSGIMGEISDAIIILLVIFINAIVGTVQESKAEKALEALKKLSTPKAIVKRDGISLEIPSENVVPGDIIILDAGRYIPADLRLISTANMKVEESALTGESVPVEKNCKLVLEGSDIALGDQKNMTFSSTLVTYGRGTGVAVSTGMNTEIGKIAKMLDQEGNEMTPLQKKLAELGKVLGIGALAICAIMFIISVIQKRDVFEMLLTAISLAVAAIPEGLPAIVAIVLAMGVQRMIKEHAIVRKLPAVETLGSVNVICSDKTGTLTQNKMTVTKFFTIDGLKPINELDINKSSEKLLIDALVLCNDATYSKDSSTGDPTEIALLVAGDNAGMLKEELDSTYERIDELPFESDRKLMTTVNKYNGQNYVFTKGAVDNLLKVSTKIYINGEIKDLTDDLRSQIMESSNSMSNSALRVLSAAYKVIPNEDITVDLLESDLIFIGLVGMIDPPRLEVKDSIAICKKSGIRTIMITGDHKNTAFAIARELGIAEDINECISGPEIERLPDGKLNAQIDNYKVFARVSPEHKVKIVKAFKSKGNTVSMTGDGVNDAPSLKAADIGVAMGITGTDVAKGAADIILTDDNFSTIVSAIEEGRNIYNNIKKSIIFLLSCNLGEIIALFVAILLAWETPLKPIHILWVNLITDTLPALSLGVDPGDKNVMDNPPRNPKESLFSGGTPIFLILNGILIGSLTLFAFKYGEAKYDTLQHAQTMAFVVLSVSQLFHSLNMRHPEKSIFQVGLFTNKYLIFSIAFGIFLQDVIITVPFLANVFDVFDLTMNDWLFVGGLSIIPLVLNEIAKIFIRMKKKSA
- a CDS encoding YaaR family protein, with translation MEIGRVSKNTAITSERKKVESRKDFSGSFSFARERKSEEDLKQMLEDIKKKGNRLVLTKCYSDVIAYKKMIKGYLESVMAYMYRVKKDISFWQTQYFITVETVDEKLEELTKLLLGDERENIDIAATIDEIQGLVLDIYR
- a CDS encoding NAD(+) synthase, whose protein sequence is MNFIRVGAACPITKVSDVNYNLENIKICIDKALIENCKVLIFPELSITSYSCGDLFLQNQLLNKSEKALESLCIYSKGKDILMAVGAPLHYNSKLYNAAYIILDGKVLGIVPKSYLPNYSEFYEGRWFTEGLDIETTNINLKFQDSIPFGTNIIFTDGTYKIAFEICEDLWVTIPPSSLLALNGANIIGNLSASNEIIGKYDYRKNLVLSQSAKGLCSYIYSSSGVHESTTDLLFSGHLLISENGTLLKENERFQRENQVITSIVDIDRIESERLKNTSFKKNPGLKESVLTTIKFKFNDLSYGKFDRLLDKHPFVPKDILERKERCKEIFNIQTSSLAKRLEHTGCKKVVLGISGGLDSTLALLVILKTFDMLNIKRENILTITMPGFGTTDRTYNNAKDLCVNLGTTLREINIVKASLLHFKDIGHDEKIHDVTYENVQARERTQILMDIANKEGALVIGTGDLSELALGWCTYNGDHMSMYSVNCSIPKTLVRYLVRYVAEFEVKDEVSKTLIDILETPVSPELLPKDKDGNITQKTEDIVGPYELHDFFLYYFIRQGMSTDKILFLAKESFKDYYNEETIKLWLDKFVKRFFTQQFKRSALPDGPKVGTVSLSPRGDLKMPSDASFNSWII